From one Halosimplex rubrum genomic stretch:
- a CDS encoding inorganic phosphate transporter, with the protein MVAVGFWALVVLATVVSLGTAWTLGANSNSPPFAPAIGANAISTMRAAFLIGILAAAGALTQGGSISETVGAGLIDGVAITSLAATAGLLTATAFMAFGVYSGYPVPAAFATTGAMVGVGLSLGGDPAVGTYRQIATFWVLVPPVSGGLAYLTATILRRDDIPETVGVPLLAAVVGAIVANVQLSVIPSGPDATQNSLAGLGADLVGLSPVAGVEPTVAVVTVAFAALSFQFIRRRTQDSVDKGIRTFLVVLGSVVAFSSGGSQVGLATGPLENLYGAELGLPGIVLLAIGAVGILGGAWMGAPRLLQATSREYASLGIRRSIAALVPGFVIAQLAIALGIPISFNNIIISGVIGGGLAGGSAGVSRRKIGVTLAFWIVTLVSSIAVGFGLYRVFEAVLGG; encoded by the coding sequence GTGGTCGCCGTCGGCTTCTGGGCGCTGGTCGTCCTCGCGACGGTCGTGAGCCTCGGCACCGCCTGGACGCTGGGCGCCAACAGCAACTCCCCGCCGTTCGCCCCGGCCATCGGCGCCAACGCCATCTCGACGATGCGCGCCGCCTTCCTCATCGGCATCCTCGCCGCCGCCGGCGCGCTCACGCAGGGCGGATCCATCTCCGAGACCGTCGGCGCCGGCCTCATCGACGGCGTCGCGATCACGTCGCTGGCCGCCACGGCGGGCCTGCTCACCGCCACCGCGTTCATGGCCTTCGGCGTCTACAGCGGCTACCCCGTCCCCGCCGCCTTCGCGACGACGGGCGCGATGGTCGGCGTCGGCCTCTCGCTGGGCGGCGACCCCGCCGTCGGGACCTACCGCCAGATCGCGACCTTCTGGGTGCTCGTCCCGCCCGTCTCGGGCGGCCTCGCGTATCTCACCGCGACGATCCTCCGCCGCGACGACATCCCCGAGACCGTCGGCGTCCCGCTGCTGGCGGCCGTCGTCGGCGCCATCGTCGCCAACGTGCAGTTGAGTGTCATCCCGTCGGGCCCCGACGCCACGCAGAACTCGCTGGCCGGCCTCGGCGCGGATCTGGTTGGGCTGTCGCCGGTCGCGGGGGTCGAACCGACCGTCGCCGTCGTGACGGTCGCCTTCGCCGCGCTGAGCTTCCAGTTCATCCGCCGGCGGACCCAGGACTCGGTCGACAAGGGGATCCGGACGTTCCTCGTCGTCCTCGGGAGCGTCGTCGCCTTCTCCAGCGGCGGGAGCCAGGTCGGGCTGGCCACCGGCCCGCTCGAGAACCTCTACGGCGCCGAACTGGGGCTGCCGGGGATCGTCCTGCTGGCCATCGGCGCCGTCGGCATCCTCGGCGGCGCCTGGATGGGCGCGCCGCGACTCCTCCAGGCGACCTCCCGGGAGTACGCCTCGCTGGGCATCCGCCGGTCGATCGCCGCGCTGGTCCCGGGATTCGTCATCGCCCAGCTCGCCATCGCCCTGGGGATCCCCATCTCGTTCAACAACATCATCATCTCCGGCGTCATCGGCGGCGGCCTCGCGGGCGGGTCGGCCGGCGTCTCCCGCCGGAAGATCGGCGTGACGCTGGCGTTCTGGATCGTCACCCTCGTCTCCTCGATCGCCGTCGGGTTCGGCCTCTACCGGGTGTTCGAAGCGGTTCTAGGCGGCTGA
- the glmM gene encoding phosphoglucosamine mutase, with protein MRVFGSSGVRGVVNDDLTPGDATDVAQAAGTVWRAGGVDRVAVARDTRRTGPMLVDSVASGLASVGVSVDRLGVVPTPGLQAYAEREGVPGLMVTASHNPPEYNGIKLVGADGVELPRERLEAIESRLLDEAPRRVAWDETGRSRSVDGAARAYVDELLAAVDRDAVADADLTVAVDPGHGAGAVTSPDFFRRLGCRVRTIHAQPDGHFPGRDPEPVESNLGDLRRFVRATDADLGVAHDGDADRAIFVDERGDHVEGGAALAALAADALGEGDTVVSAVNASQRLVDVVEAAGAELSLTPIGSTYIVSRIRDLLATGESVPVAGEGNGGILFPGYRIARDGAYTAARFCELLARRGEPASDVVARYDDYVNVRRDVAYDSERQREAMLDAIERAAEESVAELDTTDGYRLNYGDGWTLARPSGTEPVVRVYAEARSADRAADLADRLHDAVSGIRVD; from the coding sequence ATGAGGGTCTTCGGGTCCAGCGGCGTGCGCGGCGTGGTCAACGACGACCTCACGCCGGGCGACGCCACGGACGTGGCGCAGGCGGCGGGGACCGTCTGGCGCGCGGGGGGCGTCGACCGCGTGGCCGTCGCCCGCGACACCCGTCGGACCGGCCCGATGCTCGTCGACTCCGTCGCCAGCGGCCTCGCCAGCGTCGGCGTCTCCGTCGACCGCCTCGGCGTCGTCCCCACGCCCGGGCTCCAGGCCTACGCCGAACGGGAGGGCGTCCCCGGCCTGATGGTCACCGCCTCGCACAACCCCCCCGAGTACAACGGCATCAAGCTCGTCGGCGCCGACGGCGTCGAGCTCCCGCGCGAACGCCTCGAAGCCATCGAGTCGCGGCTGCTCGACGAGGCCCCCCGCCGCGTCGCCTGGGACGAGACCGGGCGGAGCCGCTCGGTCGACGGCGCCGCCCGCGCCTACGTCGACGAACTCCTCGCCGCGGTCGACCGCGACGCCGTCGCCGACGCCGACCTGACCGTCGCCGTCGACCCCGGCCACGGCGCCGGCGCGGTCACCAGCCCCGACTTCTTCCGGCGGCTGGGCTGTCGCGTCAGGACGATCCACGCCCAGCCCGACGGCCACTTCCCCGGCCGCGACCCCGAGCCCGTCGAGAGTAACCTCGGCGACCTCCGGCGATTCGTCCGCGCCACGGACGCCGACCTGGGGGTCGCCCACGACGGCGACGCCGACCGCGCCATCTTCGTCGACGAGCGGGGCGACCACGTCGAGGGCGGCGCCGCACTCGCGGCGCTGGCCGCCGACGCTCTCGGCGAGGGCGACACCGTCGTCTCCGCCGTCAACGCCTCCCAGCGCCTCGTCGACGTGGTCGAGGCGGCCGGCGCGGAGCTCTCCCTGACGCCCATCGGGTCGACCTACATCGTCTCGCGCATCCGCGACCTCCTGGCGACCGGGGAGTCCGTCCCGGTCGCCGGCGAGGGCAACGGCGGCATCCTCTTTCCCGGCTACCGGATCGCCCGCGACGGCGCCTACACCGCCGCGCGCTTTTGCGAACTGCTGGCCCGCCGCGGCGAGCCCGCGAGCGACGTGGTCGCCCGCTACGACGACTACGTGAACGTCCGGCGCGACGTGGCCTACGACAGCGAGCGCCAACGGGAGGCCATGCTCGACGCCATCGAGCGCGCCGCCGAGGAGTCCGTCGCCGAACTCGACACCACCGACGGCTACCGCCTCAACTACGGCGACGGCTGGACGCTCGCCCGCCCCTCCGGGACCGAGCCCGTCGTCCGCGTGTACGCCGAGGCTCGCTCGGCCGACCGCGCCGCGGATCTGGCCGACCGGCTCCACGACGCCGTCTCCGGGATCCGCGTCGACTAA
- the pyrE gene encoding orotate phosphoribosyltransferase encodes MDTQGLIDALRAADAVKFGEFELSHGGTSNYYVDKYLFETDPDCLEAIGEAFADHLAATTDGETKLAGVALGAVPLVAVTSVESASPYVIVRKQQKEYGTANLVEGELADGEEVVVLEDIATTGQSAVDAAEALREAGAVVNRVLVVVDREEGAAENLAEHDLELESLVTASNLLDDAPEDVDAA; translated from the coding sequence ATGGACACCCAGGGACTCATCGACGCGCTCCGGGCGGCCGACGCCGTGAAGTTCGGCGAGTTCGAGCTCTCCCACGGCGGTACCTCGAACTACTACGTCGACAAGTACCTCTTCGAGACCGACCCCGACTGCCTCGAAGCGATCGGCGAGGCGTTCGCCGACCACCTCGCGGCGACGACCGACGGCGAGACCAAACTCGCCGGCGTCGCGCTGGGCGCCGTCCCGCTGGTCGCGGTCACGAGCGTCGAGTCGGCCAGTCCCTACGTCATCGTCCGCAAGCAGCAGAAAGAGTACGGCACCGCCAACCTCGTCGAGGGCGAGCTCGCCGACGGCGAGGAGGTCGTGGTGCTGGAGGACATCGCGACGACCGGCCAGAGCGCCGTCGACGCCGCCGAGGCGCTCCGGGAGGCCGGCGCCGTCGTGAATCGGGTACTCGTCGTCGTCGACCGCGAGGAGGGCGCCGCCGAGAACCTCGCCGAGCACGACCTCGAACTGGAGTCGCTCGTGACCGCGTCGAACCTGCTCGACGACGCCCCCGAGGACGTCGACGCGGCCTGA
- the thrS gene encoding threonine--tRNA ligase — protein MSQQESSVTVELPDGSTLDVPSGATVEDVAYEIGPGLGSDTVAGKLDGELVAKEAPVYDDARVEIVTPSADEYLQVMRHSAAHVLAQAILREYPDAKLATGPPTEEGFYYDFDGIDVDEGDFDELVAEMEAIVDEDLDIEREEVSLDEARERVAGDPYKEEILEDLAAGDRGADDDIETVSFYSQGDFSDLCAGPHVASTGEIGAIDLREIAATNWRGDEDQPRLTRVYGTAFGSESDLEDYWERKEEAERRDHRRIGREMNLFSIPEHSPGCVHFHPDGMAIRRELEDYIRGKNDDLGYEEVWTPELNKVDLWKTSGHYEHFCEEDEMFHWDQASARTEGDEADEYGLKPMNCANHVHLYQRERRSYRELPKRYCEFGTCYRNERSGELSGMLRVRGFTQDDGHAFVTRDQIQGEVTRTLEVIDEVLADFGLDVTFKLETQPDDSFGDDQLWERAESDLRSSLDALGEGYAVEAGEGAFYGPKIAADAEDAIGREWTVGTVQLDFVQPDRFDLVYVGEDNEEHTPVMIHRALLGTFERFMAVMIEHFAGRFPLWLAPEQVRVLPLNEEVLGYAHRLRNDFEESGFRATVADGDDTLQRKIRAAHDENVPYMCIVGPDEEEAGTVSVRDRAEREARDVDPETFREHLRAEREEKRLEPDFLDD, from the coding sequence ATGTCACAGCAGGAATCCTCAGTCACGGTGGAACTGCCCGATGGAAGCACGCTCGACGTTCCGTCGGGCGCCACAGTCGAAGACGTGGCCTACGAGATCGGTCCGGGGCTCGGAAGCGACACCGTCGCCGGCAAGCTCGACGGCGAGCTCGTCGCCAAGGAGGCGCCGGTCTACGACGACGCACGCGTGGAGATCGTCACCCCCTCGGCCGACGAGTACCTGCAGGTGATGCGCCACTCCGCCGCACACGTCCTCGCGCAGGCGATCCTCCGGGAGTACCCCGACGCCAAACTGGCCACCGGTCCGCCCACCGAGGAGGGGTTCTACTACGACTTCGACGGCATCGACGTCGACGAGGGCGACTTCGACGAGCTGGTCGCCGAGATGGAGGCCATCGTCGACGAGGACCTCGACATCGAGCGCGAGGAGGTCTCGCTCGACGAGGCCCGCGAGCGCGTCGCCGGCGACCCCTACAAGGAGGAGATCCTCGAGGATCTGGCCGCGGGCGACCGCGGCGCCGACGACGACATCGAGACCGTCTCCTTCTACAGCCAGGGCGACTTCTCGGACCTCTGTGCCGGGCCGCACGTCGCCTCCACCGGCGAGATCGGCGCTATCGACCTGCGAGAGATCGCCGCCACCAACTGGCGCGGCGACGAGGACCAGCCGCGACTCACCCGCGTCTACGGCACCGCCTTCGGCTCGGAGTCCGACCTGGAGGACTACTGGGAACGCAAGGAGGAGGCCGAGCGCCGGGACCACCGCCGCATCGGCCGCGAGATGAACCTCTTCTCCATCCCGGAGCACTCCCCGGGCTGCGTCCACTTCCACCCCGACGGGATGGCGATCCGCCGGGAGCTGGAGGACTACATCCGCGGGAAGAACGACGATCTCGGCTACGAAGAGGTGTGGACGCCCGAACTCAACAAGGTCGACCTCTGGAAGACCTCGGGCCACTACGAGCACTTCTGCGAGGAGGACGAGATGTTCCACTGGGACCAGGCCAGCGCCCGCACCGAGGGCGACGAGGCCGACGAGTACGGCCTCAAGCCCATGAACTGCGCCAACCACGTCCACCTCTACCAGCGCGAACGCCGCTCCTATCGCGAGCTCCCGAAACGCTACTGCGAGTTCGGCACCTGCTACCGCAACGAGCGCTCCGGCGAACTCTCCGGGATGCTCCGGGTGCGAGGGTTCACCCAGGACGACGGCCACGCGTTCGTGACTCGCGACCAGATCCAGGGCGAGGTCACCCGCACGCTCGAGGTCATCGACGAGGTGCTGGCCGACTTCGGCCTCGACGTGACGTTCAAGCTGGAGACCCAGCCCGACGACTCCTTCGGCGACGACCAGCTGTGGGAGCGCGCCGAGAGCGACCTGCGGAGTTCGCTCGACGCCCTGGGCGAGGGCTACGCGGTCGAGGCCGGCGAGGGCGCCTTCTACGGCCCGAAGATCGCCGCCGACGCCGAGGACGCCATCGGCCGCGAGTGGACCGTCGGCACCGTCCAGTTGGACTTCGTCCAGCCCGACCGGTTCGACCTCGTCTACGTCGGCGAGGACAACGAGGAACACACGCCGGTGATGATCCACCGCGCGCTGCTGGGGACGTTCGAGCGGTTCATGGCTGTCATGATCGAGCACTTCGCGGGCCGGTTCCCGCTGTGGCTCGCGCCCGAGCAGGTGCGCGTGCTCCCGCTGAACGAGGAGGTGCTGGGCTACGCCCACCGCCTGCGCAACGACTTCGAGGAGAGCGGCTTCCGCGCGACCGTCGCCGACGGCGACGACACGCTCCAGCGCAAGATCCGCGCCGCCCACGACGAGAACGTCCCCTACATGTGCATCGTCGGCCCCGACGAGGAGGAGGCGGGCACCGTCTCGGTGCGCGACCGCGCCGAGCGCGAGGCCCGTGACGTGGACCCCGAGACCTTCCGCGAGCACCTCCGCGCGGAGCGCGAGGAGAAGCGGCTCGAACCGGACTTCCTCGACGACTAG